Proteins co-encoded in one Cricetulus griseus strain 17A/GY chromosome 1 unlocalized genomic scaffold, alternate assembly CriGri-PICRH-1.0 chr1_1, whole genome shotgun sequence genomic window:
- the LOC100753673 gene encoding olfactory receptor 11G2 — MKTLSSPTNSSTITGFILLGFSCPREGQILLFVLFFIVYLLTLMGNASIICAVRWDQKLHTPMYLLLANFSFLEIWYVTSTVPNMLANFLSDTKVISFSGCFLQFYFFFSLGSTECFFLAVMAFDRYLAICRPLHYPSLMTGRLCNILVISCWVLGFLWFPVPIIIISQMSYCGSRIIDHFVCDPGPLLALSCSRAPLMEFFWTIITSLLLFIPFIYIMGSYMLVLRAVFRIPSRDGRRKAFSTCGPHVTVVSLFYGSVMAMYVSPTSEHAAGRQKLVTLFYSVVTPLINPVIYSLRNKDMKHAMKKFLKT, encoded by the coding sequence ATGAAAACCCTCAGCAGCCCCACTAACTCCAGCACCATCACTGGTTTCATCCTCCTGGGGTTCTCCTGCCCAAGGGAGGGGCAGATCCTCCTCTTCGTGCTCTTCTTCATTGTCTACCTCCTCACCCTCATGGGCAATGCTTCCATCATCTGTGCTGTGCGCTGGGATCAGAAACTGCACACCCCCATGTACCTCCTGCTGGCCAACTTCTCCTTCCTGGAGATCTGGTATGTCACCTCCACAGTTCCCAACATGCTGGCCAATTTCCTCTCTGACACCAAGGTCATCTCCTTCTCTGGGTGCTTCCTACagttctatttcttcttctccttgGGGTCTACAGAATGCTTTTTCCTGGCAGTTATGGCCTTTGATCGCTACCTTGCCATCTGCAGGCCTCTACACTATCCTTCTCTTATGACTGGGCGCCTCTGTAACATCCTTGTGATCAGTTGCTGGGTGCTTGGTTTCCTCTGGTTCCCTgttcccatcatcatcatctcccaGATGTCCTACTGTGGATCCAGGATTATAGACCATTTTGTATGTGACCCAGGCCCTCTGTTGGCCCTCAGCTGTTCCAGAGCCCCACTGATGGAATTTTTCTGGACAATAATAACTTCTTTGCTCCTCTTTATTCCTTTTATCTACATCATGGGATCTTATATGTTGGTTCTGAGAGCTGTGTTTAGAATTCCTTCAAGAGATGGACGAAGAAAGGCCTTCTCCACTTGTGGGCCCCATGTGACTGTGGTTTCCCTTTTCTATGGATCAGTGATGGCCATGTATGTGAGCCCAACATCTGAACATGCAGCTGGAAGGCAGAAGCTTGtgactttgttttattctgtGGTTACTCCACTCATTAATCCTGTAATATACAGTCTGAGGAACAAAGATATGAAACATGCAATGAAGAagtttttgaaaacataa